The Syngnathoides biaculeatus isolate LvHL_M chromosome 6, ASM1980259v1, whole genome shotgun sequence genome has a window encoding:
- the cav1 gene encoding caveolin-1, with the protein MAGGLKSTEPEEEFVRSPFIRKQGNIYKPNNKKPTQQDAGDMDSDSLNEKSMMDDVHTKEIDLVNRDPKRINDDVVKVDFVDVIAEPAGTYSFDGVWKASFTTFTVTKYWCYRLLTALVGIPLALVWGIFFAILSFVHIWAVVPCIKSYLIEIHCVSRVYSICVHTFCDPLFEAMGKCFSNVRISTTKGV; encoded by the exons GAGTTTGTGCGCTCGCCCTTCATCCGCAAGCAAGGCAACATTTACAAGCCCAACAACAAGAAGCCAACGCAGCAGGACGCGGGCGACATGGACAGCGACAGCCTCAACGAGAAGTCCATGATGGACGACGTGCACACCAAGGAGATCGACCTGGTCAACCGAGACCCTAAGCGCATCAACGACGACGTGGTCAag GTGGACTTCGTGGACGTGATCGCGGAGCCGGCGGGCACGTACAGCTTCGACGGCGTGTGGAAGGCCAGCTTCACCACCTTCACCGTCACCAAGTACTGGTGCTACCGCCTGCTGACGGCGCTGGTGGGCATCCCGCTGGCGCTGGTGTGGGGCATCTTCTTCGCCATCCTGTCCTTCGTGCACATCTGGGCGGTGGTGCCCTGCATCAAGAGCTACCTGATCGAGATCCACTGCGTCAGCCGCGTCTACTCCATCTGCGTGCACACCTTCTGCGACCCGCTCTTCGAGGCCATGGGAAAGTGTTTCAGCAACGTGCGGATCAGCACCACCAAGGGGGTGTAG